Proteins found in one Fusarium oxysporum Fo47 chromosome V, complete sequence genomic segment:
- a CDS encoding RmlC-like cupin domain-containing protein, producing MGEFVNSEPDLGTIKPSFTSSSEPENPRSKSLIQALSLESHIEGGYFRQTDTNPTTIPSPYSSEALSRETLALSGPAREGYRADTRRLSTTIYYLLTPRHGQGNFHRNRSRVIHTLHRGRGRYVLIHPDGRIESFIVGNAVERGERIQWIVEGDVWKASYLLPNEPDTGNESNRGETEGLLISETVVPGFEYHDHAFLTQQGIRELLNEEQARELDWLVRRSE from the coding sequence ATGGGCGAATTCGTCAACAGCGAGCCTGACCTGGGCACCATCAAACCTTCATTCACCTCTTCATCCGAACCTGAGAATCCTCGATCAAAGTCCCTCATCCAGGCTCTATCCTTGGAGTCCCATATCGAGGGGGGCTACTTCCGCCAAACCGATACAAATCCTACTACCATTCCTTCACCGTATTCATCCGAAGCTCTCTCCCGCGAAACTCTGGCTCTTTCGGGTCCTGCTCGTGAAGGTTATAGGGCGGATACACGACGTCTCTCTACCACCATTTACTACCTACTAACCCCACGCCATGGTCAGGGGAACTTCCATCGCAACCGCAGCCGTGTTATTCATACCTTGCATCGTGGACGGGGACGCTATGTACTCATCCACCCTGATGGGCGCATCGAGTCCTTTATTGTCGGCAATGCGGTTGAACGAGGCGAGCGTATACAATGGATCGTCGAAGGTGATGTCTGGAAGGCAAGTTACTTGCTCCCCAACGAGCCAGATACCGGCAATGAGTCAAATAGGGGGGAAACTGAGGGCCTGCTGATCTCAGAGACGGTTGTCCCTGGCTTTGAATACCACGACCATGCATTCCTCACTCAACAAGGAATTCGTGAACTACTCAACGAAGAGCAAGCCCGCGAACTGGACTGGCTCGTGAGAAGATCGGAGTAA